The following coding sequences are from one Syngnathus acus chromosome 14, fSynAcu1.2, whole genome shotgun sequence window:
- the arhgef12b gene encoding rho guanine nucleotide exchange factor 12 isoform X3 yields MRAGVQTGDRIIKVNGTLVTHSNHTEVVKLIKSGSYVALTVLGRPPGLPQMQLEDDDTVDEEEECGSDQSLQNSPGGERRGSATCSHETRSLPGGDGSVGSRNTETEECDGGASSPGDDISDGLGSNNISDTDVRRIAASPPYLLNPQIIGAEDDYFDSQQEQMNGQCGCFQSIDSLKCRPAHLAVFLHHVVSQFDPAPLLCFLYADIHKQTNSKESRRFFMEFHSLFVDRTANLKVSVPDAIAAELEKRRLELIPEEVCKQYTQTLQDSLMPDLHKNLDDFRQKRSMGLTLAEDELSRLDADAGKEPPAWERECSCAEHILAKIEDILLTSQPSEEEKCQAMQYVILTYMKHLGVKVKEPRGLEHKRARINFLPKMKKSIKPDKEGEEKVKKPRFPNILVPPRRLSRVDSTSVGKAATAAEVNKQRSPKLLSQAAFGVPEPPDLSPSNFGRIRGNHLSEGSDILSASSTHSSPTATPSDAGGNDSDSNMSPFCIQPRAGELLMCGERQDGACSPTAMQFDFSPSNLEHLQEEGDQDNFRMEVTSAADVPSEDEQACEAASEDDPLNWQSLVSRDVLAALPPQEIKRQEVINELFYTERAHLRMLKVLHGVFYQRLSRDAILAPDELHSIFTNLDDIIQLHVSFTEQMAAVRKRSETSVIGQIGEDLLAWFSGEEEEKIRQAVATFCSNQPSALELIKSKKKKDQRFALFMQAAESNRLCRRLQLKDIIPVEMQRATKYPLLLDKIAKYTEDEEEADKVRKAGEYCRQILNHVNQAVKEAENKQRLLDYQRRLDISSLKPNENPLIAELRNLDLTKRKMVHEGPLSWKVNKDKRIDLYTLLLEDVLVLLQKQDERLLLKFHSKSAASAADSKLSFSPVVKLGTVLVRPVATNKKSFFVLSMSENGPQIYELTAQSASDQRTWQCLITQCADAIKAKSHDSRMAAAPAQSEQDAIEIINCEMDKPSKDSTNSSGISSGSSDIPPTTNPFEGMKSEDEDEAEDEERVDEDEAGAASADDRCEDEEKEEEEGEVDEEEAFPNRDEEAPASSSSLGSSSSASKAEEALQTLVLLKQLVFEHMTDEEKTTPPHEPTSSLGEGPDGGAGQNCPIDDARTEQNGAVDPGGGLEDDGDVTCGVDAVDMSKLLSPENGGRPNHSRRLMTHMRLLQADLQYLKEVELKYNELLGTLPVDTPGDSDNDGLR; encoded by the exons ATGCGTGCCGGCGTCCAAACTGGCGACAGAATCATTAAG GTTAACGGGACCTTGGTGACGCATTCAAACCACACGGAGGTTGTCAAGCTGATCAAAT CCGGTTCCTACGTAGCCCTCACGGTGCTGGGCAGACCTCCGGGTCTTCCTCAGATGCAGCTGGAAGACGACGACACGgtggatgaggaggaagagtgCGGCAGCGACCAATCGCTGCAAAATTCACCGGGAGGGGAGCGCCGCGGCAGCGCCACCTGTAGCCACGAAACACGCTCGCTGCCTGGCGGG GATGGATCCGTAGGCTCCAGGAACACCGAAACCGAAGAGTGTGACGGAGGCGCGTCGTCGCCGGGGGACGACATTAGCGACGGGCTGGGTAGCAACAACATTTCG GACACGGACGTCCGGCGCATCGCGGCTAGCCCGCCGTACCTTCTCAACCCGCAGATCATCGGCGCAGAAGACGACTACTTTGATTCGCAGCAAGAACAG ATGAACGGGCAGTGCGGTTGCTTTCAGAGCATCGACTCGCTCAAGTGTCGGCCTGCCCATCTCGCCGTTTTCCTCCATCACGTCGTTTCGCAGTTTGACCCCGCCCCTTTG CTGTGTTTCTTGTACGCCGACATCCACAAACAAACCAACTCGAAAGAAAGCCGACGATTCTTTATGGAATTTCACTCCCTCTTTGTGGATCGAACGGCG AATCTGAAAGTCTCCGTGCCAGATGCCATCGCAGCTGAACTCg AGAAGCGCAGGCTGGAGTTAATCCCAGAGGAGGTGTGCAAGCAGTACACGCAAACCTTACAGGACTCGCTGATGCCGGACCTGCACAAGAACCTGGACGACTTCAG ACAGAAGCGCAGCATGGGGCTGACCCTGGCCGAGGACGAGTTGTCCAGGTTGGACGCCGACGCGGGCAAAGAGCCGCCGGCTTGGGAGAGGGAATGCTCGTGTGCCGAACACATTCTCGCCAAGATCGAGGACATCCT ATTAACATCTCAACCCTCCGAGGAGGAGAAATG CCAAGCGATGCAGTACGTCATCCTGACCTACATGAAGCACCTGGGCGTTAAAGTCAAGGAGCCTCGTGGCCTGGAACACAAGCGAGCGCGAATCAACTTCCTGCCCAAGATGAAG AAGAGCATCAAGCCCGACAAGGAAGGCGAGGAGAAAGTGAAAAAGCCTCGTTTTCCCAACATCTTGGTCCCGCCGCGCCGTCTGAGCAGAGTCGACTCTACTTCAG TGGGCAAggcggcgacggcggcggAGGTGAACAAGCAGCGTTCCCCCAAGCTGCTCTCCCAGGCGGCTTTCGGTGTCCCCGAGCCGCCCGACCTGTCCCCTTCAAATTTCGGAAGGATCCGCGGGAATCACCTCAGCGAGGGTTCCGACATTTTGAGCGCCTCGTCCACGCACAGCTCGCCCACGGCGACGCCCTCCGACGCCGGCGGGAACGACTCTGACAGCA ACATGTCCCCGTTCTGCATCCAGCCCCGAGCGGGCGAGCTTTTGATGTGCGGCGAGCGGCAAGATGGCGCCTGCAGTCCCACCGCTATGCAGTTTGACTTCAGTCCTTCCAACTTGGAGCACTTACAGGAGGAGGGAGACCAAGACAACTTCAG GATGGAGGTGACAAGCGCGGCGGACGTGCCGAGCGAGGACGAGCAAGCGTGCGAGGCGGCGAGCGAGGACGATCCGCTCAACTGGCAGAGCCTGGTGAGCCGCGATGTTCTGGCCGCGTTGCCGCCGCAGGAGATCAAGAGGCAGGAAGTCATCAACG AGTTGTTCTACACGGAGCGGGCCCACTTACGCATGCTGAAGGTGTTGCACGGCGTGTTCTACCAGCGGCTCAGCAGAGATGCCATCTTGGCGCCGGACGAGCTCCACAGCATCTTCACCAACCTGGACGACATCATTCAGTTGCACG TTTCCTTCACGGAGCAAATGGCCGCCGTCAGGAAGAGGAGCGAGACGTCCGTCATCGGTCAGATCGGCGAGGATCTCTTGGCTTGG TTTAGcggcgaggaagaggagaagatcAGACAGGCGGTGGCCACCTTCTGCAGTAACCAACCATCTGCGCTGGAGCTCATCaagagcaagaagaagaaggaccAGAGATTCGCCTTGTTCATGCAG GCGGCCGAGAGCAACCGGCTGTGTCGGCGCCTGCAGCTGAAGGACATCATTCCCGTGGAAATGCAGCGAGCCACCAAGTACCCGCTTCTCTTGGACAAGATTGCCAAGTACACCG aggacgaggaggaggcggacaAGGTGAGAAAAGCCGGCGAATACTGCAGGCAGATTCTCAACCACGTGAACCAGGCGGTCAAAGAGGCTGAGAACAAGCAG AGGCTGCTGGACTACCAGAGACGCTTGGACATCTCCTCGCTCAAACCCAACGAGAACCCGCTCATCGCCGAGCTGCGG AATCTGGACCTGACCAAGAGGAAGATGGTCCACGAGGGACCGCTCTCCTGGAAGgtcaacaaagacaaaagaatCG ATCTGTACACGCTCCTGCTGGAGGACGTCCTGGTCCTGCTGCAGAAGCAGGACGAGCGCCTGCTGCTCAAGTTCCACAGCAAGAGCGCGGCGAGCGCCGCCGACTCCAAGCTCAGCTTCAGCCCCGTCGTCAAACTCGGCACCGTGCTCGTCAGACCCGTCGCCACCA ACAAAAAGTCCTTCTTTGTGCTGTCCATGTCGGAAAACGGGCCACAGATCTACGAGCTGACAGCTCAGAGCGCGTCCGACCAGAGGAC GTGGCAGTGTCTCATCACGCAGTGCGCCGACGCCATCAAGGCAAAATCACACGACAGCCGCATGGCTGCCGCGCCCGCTCA aAGTGAGCAGGACGCTATTGAAATCATCAATTGTGAGATGGACAAGCCCAGCAAAGACAGCACCAACTCGTCAG gtatCTCCTCAGGGTCATCGGACATTCCCCCCACGACAAACCCCTTTGAGGGCATGAAGTCGGAGGACGAAGACGAGGCCGAGGACGAGGAGAGGGTCGACGAGGACGAGGCGGGAGCGGCGTCCGCCGACGACAGATGTGAAGACgaagagaaagaagaagaggaaggcgAGGTAGATGAGGAAGAGGCCTTCCCGAACCGAGACGAGGAGGCGCCAGCTTCGTCCTCCTCTCTGGGCTCTTCGTCGTCCGCCTCCAAAGCCGAAGAGGCTCTGCAGACGC TGGTGCTGCTGAAGCAGCTCGTCTTCGAGCACATGACGGACGAGGAGAAGACGACGCCCCCGCACGAGCCCACCTCCTCGCTCGGTGAAGGTCCCGACGGCGGCGCGGGCCAAAACTGCCCCATCGACGACGCCCGGACTGAACAGAATG GCGCGGTCGATCCGGGCGGCGGATTGGAGGACGACGGGGACGTCACGTGCGGCGTGGACGCGGTGGACATGAGCAAGCTCCTGTCGCCGGAGAACGGCGGGCGACCGAACCACAGCAGACGTCTAATGACGCACATGCGCCTCTTGCAAGCTGACCTGCAGTACCTCAAA GAAGTGGAGCTGAAGTACAACGAGCTGCTCGGGACGCTGCCGGTTGACACGCCGGGCGACTCGGACAACG ACGGGCTTCGCTGA